The Candidatus Hydrogenedentota bacterium region AGCTGCTGCCCCTGGTCCGTCAGGTCCAGCACGCGCATCCCGTTGACCCACGTGGTCACATGGTTGCCCTGCGTGCGGATTTCGATCTCGTTCCACTGCTCCGGCCGCAGCACCATGGCCTGGGGGGACTTCAGGTCCGGCTCCACCAGCCAGCCGCGCTTGTAGCTCTCATAGACCCAGCCCGACGGCGACGGATATTCCGGGGCGACCTCGCCCTGGAGCCCCGCGATCACGGGGTAGCCGTCGTCCTTCAGCGTGATGGTCGAGTGGTAGAAGAGGCCGAAATTGCCGTCGCCGAGGGTCTTGAACACGCCGCGGACGCGGAAGTCCTTGAAGGTCTCCTCCGTGGCCAGGTAGCCCTCGCTCTTCTTCGGGCCGCTCCCGCCGAGGATCTCCCCGTCGCGCACCGCCCACTTCTCGCTGCCCCACTCCTTCCAGCCCGCGAGGGACTTGCCGTCAAACAGGGCCCGCCACTTCCCCTCGCGCCCGTAGTCCTTCACGCGGATGTTCCGGTACTCCACCGCCGCCGTGTCCTCCTTCGCCTCGTAGGCGAAGGACTGGAGCGCGAGGAACCCGCCGACATACGCCTCGTCCTCCAGCCGAAGCGCCGACACGTCGTGCAGGAAGACCTCAATGACGCCGCCCCGCGCCGACACGCGCATCTTGTTCCACTCGTACTGCTTGAGCGTCTTCACCGACTCCGGCGACGGCTCGGCCAGGGGCCCCCGGCCG contains the following coding sequences:
- a CDS encoding DUF1080 domain-containing protein; protein product: MNLSRVALVAVFVCGAALAADWEDITPGGDLAGWTALGGQWSVADGVVRGTAAKDENTWLLFGGREFRDFEVELEFRTPVPTNGGLQFRSHWLPRPLKEGESAADAPKQMYGYQANVETRQRNGSGRLVDENGRGPLAEPSPESVKTLKQYEWNKMRVSARGGVIEVFLHDVSALRLEDEAYVGGFLALQSFAYEAKEDTAAVEYRNIRVKDYGREGKWRALFDGKSLAGWKEWGSEKWAVRDGEILGGSGPKKSEGYLATEETFKDFRVRGVFKTLGDGNFGLFYHSTITLKDDGYPVIAGLQGEVAPEYPSPSGWVYESYKRGWLVEPDLKSPQAMVLRPEQWNEIEIRTQGNHVTTWVNGMRVLDLTDQGQQLFEGSFALQLHSGGVDGILWKDLYVAE